Within Lytechinus pictus isolate F3 Inbred chromosome 7, Lp3.0, whole genome shotgun sequence, the genomic segment tatatagaacatatatgatgggggagtggaaatacataccaattaaaatatggctttattctgTCAAATTTTGAGCAGGATCTAgtgcgtgtaattgtccatagacatcggtttatttagtcagtaaagggtctgtGAGTCTAGACTAGACAAACTATCGGCTGATAATCGTTAAAATACCCCTTCTAgtatcagcgcttctcgctagcatagcggGAAGAGGTCTTGAGACTCGACTGTAGATAAAAtgaggtgagttcgagtcccaactaaggtaagcAAGAGTGACAAAAGTCAGAAAAATCTTAAGTTAATGAACTGGAAAGTCTGGAAGTCTAAACAATCTTCTGTTATTTTTGGTgtgggtgcatatggaactctttccctGGTCTcctttcctgaatcggtttccagtaaactagtttttagAAAGCATAATGAGATCGGCCTCTTAGGATTACATTTAATAGGATTAGGATAGCACCAAAAATTTAACAGAAAATGTCTGTCTTTGTTTACTTCCAATCTCTCCTCCATGAATTGTGATTGAAATGTACGGAACAGAGACCAAAGAATTCAGTCTAGATAAGACCCAAAACATCAAGAAAAGTTCAAAGACTTACTCTCTATTTTGTTAAATCTAAACGgactctccccctcccccccaacaAATTTGTaaaccctctctctctcctcagTCTGCGTGCAGTTGCTCAGGTCCGACAACGGGGTTCTCCTCATTACCACACGGATCGTTGCGGCATGCGGCGTGCCCAAAGCTTAGCCCCCGTCGAGGCACGCGTCCAACATCAACTCTAATTAAACTAGTTTTATAAATTCCAACTGGAATTTTAGAATATTCAAGAgaacaaaatacataataaattgaGTAACAGATGTGTAAAAACTTAACTTACCAGACAACAAGTATTTCATTTCGatctttaataaaacaaatcacaTTCCAACGGGGAGGACAGTTCACGATCGCGTCAGTCTTGACTTTAGCTCTGTCAGCTCCGTCGGCTTCGCTATGGGGGTAAAGCAAAGGGGTAAACAATGCACACCACTAATCCGGCATACGGGTGCATTGAAACCAGGCAAGTGGCGTTCAAAGCAACGGCGatcaattttcaaaacatattcaAGCGGGTATAAAACAGCGTGCTGGCGCTGTGTTAGAATGAATGTCCACTACCCATTGAATGGCGTCACAATTCCGACGCCACTTTTGTCGGCGGAAGAGTGTGGATCGCAAAGTTCTCAAATCTcaacaaaaattaaataaactgATAAtctgaaatcaacattttcagatTAAGGGTGTGAACAATGCCCGGGAGTAAAGTGATGGTGCTGGGACTTTGGaatcttaaataaaaaaaatttaaaatgggaACAGCAAAAACCGAAAAGATCTCCTCTTATATAAAGAGGAGAAAAATGCTCGTTTTATTTTGACACAAAGctacaaattttttaaaatctcatgCCATTTTCTGGCTTGGCATCAACACGCACTCagtctttctcttttatttgcATACAATTTAGAACGATCTAATCCAAAGGTCATTTGATATAGCTAGCGCCTTATTCCTTTCGGTCACAAAGCGCTGCAAACACACTACTCCATGTTTGGGTCAGCGTATAGTCTATACAATATTATTCATTGTCCTTTAATAAGCAAATTTCAAACttctctctttatctttctctctctatgtgtatatatatagagagagagagaaaaaaaaatgacataattaaattaataaaattttcttccattttcttttttttcgattagtttgttaattattttctttccttgATGGAGAACATAtatggagagagagagtataacaaaaaatattatataacaattttctgggggCAAATCATTCGGGAAGAACATGTTAAACTCATTGACGATCGTCTTTGTACAATCATGCTCATAAGTGAGCAcgccataaaaaaaatcactaaaaattCACAAGGGGCCATGtatttttggaaaatttgtgattCAGGATcttgataatttgttttctggTTATAAGTGATATTCAGCAGTTAACCAATTACCCCTCTTTTAATAATATATGATTTAGTAAGCTCATAATGATAACTAATAGTTACTGTTTCTTACGTTTTAAATTTCCAATCTGTTaaattattgaataattattaataagTTTAATTTCAGAAACTTGTTCGTTTTCCGAATATAAGAGTTTGAAATCAATATGATGGTTGAGTTGTGAACAAAGAATATGTATAAAACGAAACAGCAAATATTGAGTgttatttgtaaattttgaaaagcatTACAATACATTGATAATCGACATGCTTACTCACTTGACAAATGAATCGTATTTCTCATTAGTTGGTAAAAGAAACATAATAGAAAAGTTAACCCCCCCTTCTCCCccacccaccccctctctctctcattccctCTTCCTTTTATTCACCTCTCTTCCTCACTCCCCCTCCTTTTCTTCACAAAGATAAATGATTTCATTGTCTACTCTATCTACCCAAGGCCTTTCTCATCACTTTCAacttttataattatgttaaaatataataGATATTTATTACGGATATTCATAATTGCTTCATCAAGAAGACCACTCAAGGACGAACTAGAATTATGGTACACATTTAGAGGTTGCCCCTCTCCCACCTCTCTCAGTTACTACAGATTTTTCACCGTAAtcagttattatttttatctagGAACCGTACTAAGCTGAAGTGCTACCATTCAGAACTTTGCTAAACCATTTTCGGACATTCTTTGGCTATATTATTTTGTCACCTATGTTTCTCACGATTTTTGTGAGCAGCAAGCCTACTATAGCCATGTTTGACTTGTATAGTGCAAATTAAGAGTGACACTGCACGGACTTTAGTGAGGATTAGTTCCAGTGATGAATAGACGGAGGTTCTATTCAGGATCTACTTATCTTTGACTTACCAACTTGAAACAATAACATTAAAGAAGATTACGCCTCATTCTTTGGTCATCCTTCCATTGTTCTCCCTGGACTGCGCCAAGGTTCTAAATACATACAATGCATTATGAAAACATGACGtcattatttacaattttttttgtcattatcccagtattttatttttcgtgaccgtGTTTCGATTTTTCGTTCGCACGTGATGAAAAAACACAATATGACATGAGTTCAGTACATGGTGTTTTGAACCTGCTCATTACAAATAAATTTTGTAATGACATCCATGCACTTTGGTCCGTATGTTGGTTCATCACCTCTGGAAATATGGTCTTTAATTTAGCCACCTTTCAGTTCCAAGTGCAACATAACCTCTTTTAATAATTTACTCTCCAAGGATTTAatataaatccagatcggcagTGAATAGTGACCAACcaaatattagatttagatttaaacttGTGGATTTAAAATATAGAGCTAAAAATAGTTGAATtgaaatcttttgagatttaaagtTCAACCCCtcagataaaaataaatcttatattcgactggtcactattcacagacAATCTGTATCTATTTTGAATCCCTGAAATTTAGAGTGCACTTTAACGAAATGAAAACTTATTCTTCCATGTTTTTATCTTTCCAAAAGCTTTATATTTCGAGTGTATATGAATAGGGGACTATAACGTAACTAAATCGTTACAATACAAAAGATCAGATTGGATGTTCAGGAGACTGGTtttaactgggggggggggggggtacgtggATGAAAACATACTATgagaacaacaaaaaagtttGATGATATCACACTCTTTTTATTTGACACCAATTGGGATTTAAGTTAGAATTTATAGCGATTATATGCATCAACTCTGTGCCACCAAAGCACTTGTATTATTCTTCGGTGAGTGGTTGCAATAAAGCGGTGTTTTTTAAGAGAAAATCAACATGGTGACAACTCTCGATTGTTATTCAAACAGATAAACCCATTTACATCTTTATGGATGATCAATAAAATCCACATtctctaaaatatttttttagatataacaATTTCCGTTCTACGACGCAATAGTTCAGTCACTAATTTGATCAGTTCAATGCATAAGCCTTTGGTAAACGATATTAGAAAGGATCCAAATAAAGATGTCGAAATTTGTGATTAGTTTTAAACAACCCACaagtattttaacattttagaCATCCTCCCATGCAGCGAAAGAACGAACAATTAACGAAGATGCATAATTATATATCCCTTCAGTTAATATACAAACATGATGAATTTAATTTCTTGATGTGATCTAAATAACATGCAGGCAGTGGCGACGACATGGTATTTTGATAGGGTGTGCATAACATTGACATAATTTTTATCTTAGTTGAAAAGTAGGGGATCATAGAATAATACACGGCCAGAATCtctcattttcttatttacttcctccttttttcttatttttcttccttttccgtctttttttcctattttcttcAACTACTTGAAAATCATAAGGATGGTCGCCCCTATGCCCCCTCCATCCGTGGCAATTCCCCAAATAAATTGCTATAAAGTACACCTCCACTCTACTGCATTGTGAGGGGGGCtataaacatttatatgcatatATTTTTCAACAGCAAACATGGTCATTAAGAcactaaaatatatttattgtgATTGCTCCGCTGTATGCATTTATTTATCCTcaattttagcttgcatgcaatAGAAtagtatacccccccccccatccctacATGCAAATTTCGCCACACAAGTCGGTGTCGTTATTCGATATCGAAACATCATATCAGAATATTCATACGCCACAGTACAGTGAGTCACACACGATTTAATAATGCAACATCCAGATGCAATCTACTCAACGACATGATGACATGCATGCAAGCGAGTCAAGCATGAATTGAAATAACAAGATCAGTCACTCTTATTTTGACTGCCATAATTTCCAATATGAAAGAGCAGGCAATATGGCCGATCAGCTTCAACTTGCTATCATAAAGCTCGAGTGTTAGCAGCGTATACACATCCAACATGATTGCTCCAACGTATATCCACATTGCtgaattaggcctatataagaATTTAAAGCATTTCACACCCTCAGAAAAGTTTTAAGCAACCTTTAAGTTGGTTCACGTAAGATAAACCAATTATTGGTTAAAACAAGAGTTCATGAAATTGAACAGGGCTTCTTTTAACCAGCAATTAGTCGGTTCACCTTTTAACCGCTTTTGGGGtagtttcaaaattttctgaGATTTTAAATTAAGTGGCCGTCATAACATGGAGGCTTCCAGAGAACCTTCAATTAATATGTTATGAGCGTGGTGTGTAATGTAGCTGTGCCTAAATTTGAAACTGTTTTCTACAGATAGTGCCTACATTAAAAGGTAATATACACGTAGCTTCATGATAATAGTCTGTGATAAATAAatctttcatatacatgtaaaatgtgGTTTTACTAAAATCTAACACAAGTATAGAAAGTAGACATCGAAACCAGTATATTACTGTGTGCCTTTGAGGCTATAACAATAAGAGaatattaattgaaaatgataaaatattctATAGGAAGCATTGCGATGTTATTTTCACCTCCATCAATCATCGACATGTCTGTCGTTAAAGCTTGAATTGTATTATAAACCTATATATACgacaagaaagaaagacattacAGCTGATTTAAAAACACGATTAACACATAACCTCTGCATGAGCCCTCGTGTAAAGTAGATCTTATATACACGCAATATACTACGgataatcatataatttttgatgaaataaaggGAATAGCATTGCACCAGGCGAATGTGGTAATACTGTATATAAGTCGTACTCTAAAACCGAACTAATAAAAGTCATTTAAGTGATCAGCCAGATGTAACTATTATTTcagcgattaaaaaaaaactatttcctAGTGGCATTTGACTTGAACAGTATTTTCTGAAGAGAATATAGATAAGCTTATGATTACATCAGTTGCTCACAGCTGGCTATTAATCTATAATCTAGTCATTTAACCATGTTTACTAGTTGGTTTTTAGAGTGTGAAAGGCCCTGAGAAACGAAAAGTATATTCTTTACAGCTTTATAGTCTAGTGCAAAAAtgccttacatgtacattgtgacAAATCTTTGAAACCCAAATATACAATCATGACAAAAGTTTGAATATATACAATGCAAGTATAGATTCTACATCAATCATgcaaagattttgaaaattacCATGTACCATTTGCCAATAATTATGTTTGTCTttgcaaatgaaatatttagatttagatttatcaTGATAATACATCgtgtataaaataattttttctgatttttttttcttcttacctctgattgaaatgaaaatcatattacCAAATGTTATAACACACTTTCAAGATTAAGATAAAAAGTGTATTgaaaatattcgaaaattaaTGGTCCGCATCAAAACGAATCTCAAATATTAATGCATAATTAAGCATGTTAATATTAGCAGGTGTGTTTCAAAAACAAGTTGGTGTTCCTAGAGAGCCATCCCCTGAAGTAGTAAAATCACAATATgtatctgtttctgtttatggtaactcccgtaggaacttggcaggacagcattttgctaaACGCCAAGCcagtatataaccaattacctaggaaacattttacatctaggttaatcagtcacaGTGGCTGACCTTATCTCGAGATTGAACTTAACACCATCGAGTGTATTATAAGTAACAATTTTAATGGAGTTGTAATAATACCCACATATATTGACCTAAAAAGTGCAAACATTTGACACTggagtaaaatgactggtgtaGTCCAATCAACAACAATATTTGCCGAATGACACACACACTGTGTTAATCGTGCTAATTTTCAAGACTTAATACTCCCAAGAAAGTCCCCTTGAAAACTGCTTTGATTATTCAATTCAAACTTAAGAGAGCTAAGATCAGCAGGGACACTGAGAATGGTGATGTTTTCGAGTTCATGCCGACGGGTTGTTAGTTGTGACTTAGCAGAGAACACTGTGGCTGTGCTGCTATCAGAAGATATAGCGCTTTCTGCCATAGAAATCATGTTACGTAATATATCCACAGTGCGCTGAAGACCATCAATGTGGGCAGCCATCTCACTTTCCTTATCCTCCTTGGTCTTGTGGAGGGTGTTGATAAGACGGGCCTGTTCGTTCTGTATTATGGTGAGGAACTCTCGGGCCCGTCTCTGCACATCCTTCTGGGCTCGGTCGGATCTTCTCTGGAGGTCTTTGGCGATCTGCACCGTACACTCAATGGCGGTTGAGAACACACCGAGCTTACGCTTGCAGTCGGCTAGGATTAGCCGGATTTGATCTCGTTCTCGATCCGCTGCGACGGCAAGAGTCACAACCCTGTGTGGAGGTCGGGCATGGTCAGTCTGACCACACTCACCACATATCGCCAGCTCACAAGCTTCACAATACACTGCTACAGTGCGATCATCATGTTCTGGGCAATAGTAAACAAGATTTGTATTTTCCTCTCCATCTCCTGGACTGCGAATGCACTGTCCAGCTGCTAGCCATGCTTCAATGTCCCGCATCACATGGTGACGTAGAGCTCGGATCCTCCGATGGGCCCTCACACAATCCTCACAAAGAAACTCACAGCAGTTGAGACAACGAGAAGTTGCGGGAGAGTTATCCTCGCAGTTTGAACAGGTGTATGTGGTCCCATTGGGTGCTCCACATGGCAGATCTTCCAGTGGCTTCTGAATCGAAGTGACAAGGTCCAGGAGATTCGAAAGCACGAAGTTATTCTTCAAGTCTGCCACACCCTCTCCTTGCAACGGGGTCTGCTCTCGACATGTCGGACATATCACCGTGTCATGGACCGTGGGCGCCATACGAAGCAGACACTCCTGACAAAATGTGTGCAGACATTGCAACACCTTCGGTCGCCGGAAGCTGTCCAAACATATCTGACACTCTAAAAAATCCCCAATCTTCTCAAGCAATGATGATGCCGCCATATTTTCGGTTTCATTTCAATGCCATGCATGCAATGCGTAACCGTATGCGAGTTCCCCTCCCACTCCCAAGCACGTCTACGGAAGATAGCAAGTACATAAAACGAGTGGAGTGCTGAACGAATCGCCAGTGGTTGTGTGCCTGCATTACACATTACTCACTCATCCTCGCGCTAACGTGTGCATTTTCATattccatttcatgaaagaaacGGTGTGTACCGAAGCTATCATCTTCACTCTCTTCTATATTCCAATGAGTATAACTACATCCACTGTAGTCTTGCACGCTATACTCATGGATGCGTATTGAATGTTAgtgttttgttattattttttttaagtgggaGTATCTTGAATAGTCCTTtcctttcaaaattatttatttgctaTAATATTGTAAAATGTTCATAATATGTTTACTACAATTTAGCGTCTATGTTAAAATGAAACTATATGTCACTATATGGGCCTAGAACATCACTGAAAttcagtaaaataaaaaagatatacTATCCATATACTCTGTGTATATCtcttcctccccctctctctctccctctcatgcCCCCTCTCGCTTTTGTTATCTTCTTTTCTCCGGCTAATCTCTGTATTTCTCATCCTCTCTCActttcattttccctttctgTTCATCTCTCCCATTCACCCATTTCACTCTCCAGTTTTTCGAATCCTTTCCTATGACTCTGactcttcatctctctctccccctccaccctctctctctcactctctttctatTTAATTATGACCAGAAAGAATAATTCACGCTTAAAATCTCCTAATTCCAGAACCTTGAAGTGTCCTCGGGATGGTATGATCAAATTCGTTGTATGTGAAAAACTGTCGAAATCAGAGaataagaaacaaaatgatGCACTTGTTAAtagtacaaaataatataaagaacacACTTATAACATGAATGTAGTTAAAGGGATCGATGTATGCATCCTGCTAACACTCATCGTTTCTCTCAGCTTTTACAcgtcaaaataatgatttcgTCATTGGAATCGGGTCTGGATTACAAGGCTGGTGATGAGGTGTGTTGCACACGTGTATGGGACATAATCTCCGATTGTGTCAGCTACATTACATCCCATATTCACGCTCGACATCACTTTTAATTAccattttttcatcaattttcccCACCCCTTGCCGTTACTCATAGTACAGCCCTTCCTTCTTTTCATCTTCATGAAAGGCATCATTATTTTCAGTCACAAAACCCGCGTATTCAGTATCTATACAGGGCTTACAGGCTGAATAATGCTACACACCTTCCTGGTTAAAGGAATAAAATTGCACTCAACATTCAATTTTAAAGGGAAAATGTTGTTCGCCTTTTAACCGTTATTTTGGGGATAACTTTGGcattcgttaaaaaaaaaaaggtatataGGATCATTCTTGAGAATTATTATTAAGAAGAAGGGGTTCTTTTACCCAAATTTTGTTCCACTCTAccctttataattatattgcaGCGAGTTGTGGAAAGTAACCGAGATAACAATCTTCTAATCCTACACATTAAGAAATAGGGTGAAAGAAAGGTGTAACTTTGCGGGAAAAGGTGCAGAGCGAGTATTCGAGCATCGTTGCACCTTTCACTCGCCGCCAAAATTATTGCATAATTCgcatattttatgaatttgttaCGCTTGTCTGATTGTTTTGGGAAGAGTACTTTCAAGAAAAGTGGTTTAAGCATGTCtcttagtattattatttttaatttggtgGGGGTACGTATAGAACTCTTTTCCTAATTTGCACCTATCACTATCAGAGAGGTGCAAAGTTGCACCTTTCCAAAAAGGTAGAAAGTTGCACCCTAAAAGTGCGCCCAGCGTGACATCTACATAGGAGGATCCAGGGTACGAGGGCCcggtcctcccccccccccttattgacggagc encodes:
- the LOC129265759 gene encoding tripartite motif-containing protein 3-like → MAASSLLEKIGDFLECQICLDSFRRPKVLQCLHTFCQECLLRMAPTVHDTVICPTCREQTPLQGEGVADLKNNFVLSNLLDLVTSIQKPLEDLPCGAPNGTTYTCSNCEDNSPATSRCLNCCEFLCEDCVRAHRRIRALRHHVMRDIEAWLAAGQCIRSPGDGEENTNLVYYCPEHDDRTVAVYCEACELAICGECGQTDHARPPHRVVTLAVAADRERDQIRLILADCKRKLGVFSTAIECTVQIAKDLQRRSDRAQKDVQRRAREFLTIIQNEQARLINTLHKTKEDKESEMAAHIDGLQRTVDILRNMISMAESAISSDSSTATVFSAKSQLTTRRHELENITILSVPADLSSLKFELNNQSSFQGDFLGSIKS